One segment of Triticum aestivum cultivar Chinese Spring chromosome 2A, IWGSC CS RefSeq v2.1, whole genome shotgun sequence DNA contains the following:
- the LOC123191271 gene encoding dolichyl-diphosphooligosaccharide--protein glycosyltransferase subunit 1B codes for MAMAPSLRTTVLLLLFLLAASSQAEAAQAAEDGIRVLSAEKRIDLTGPIVKVFLTLKVQNAATGADASHVLIAFTPAEADHLAIVKATRAEGKRKKKAYIPLPVTPADAATAAPNGARLYSISLPSPLKPAETTTVEVFYVLTHSLEPFPAEITQSESQLVYYRDSAVILSPYHVQEQGTYVKTPSSRVESFTRADPTSRSGPDVKYGAYSNQLPYAYSPIILHYENNHAFAVVEELVRKVEISHWGNVQVTEHYKLKHGGAKHKGVFSRLEYQARQSISGASSFKNLLARLPPRVHSVYYRDEIGNISSSHLRSDSYKSELEIEPRYPLFGGWHCTFTIGYGMPLQDFLFESADGRRFANLTFGCPLLNTVVDNLTIKVVLPEGSKSPQAVVPFETEQHLETSYSYLDVVGRTTVVIKKKNVVGEHNVPFQVYYEFSPIFMLAEPLMLVTAVLLLFAACIVYLHTDLSIAKSQAS; via the exons ATGGCGATGGCGCCGTCCCTCCGCACCACCGTcctgctcctcctcttcctcctcgccgcctCTTCTCAGGCGGAGGCGGCACAAGCGGCGGAGGACGGCATCCGGGTCCTCTCCGCCGAGAAAAGG ATCGACCTCACCGGCCCCATCGTCAAGGTCTTCCTCACCCTCAAG GTCCAGAACGCCGCCACCGGCGCCGACGCCTCACACGTCCTCATCGCCTTCACGCCTGCCGAGGCCGACCACCTCGCCATCGTCAAGGCCACCCGGGCCGAGGGCAAGCGCAAGAAGAAGGCCTACATCCCGCTCCCAGTAACACCCGccgacgccgccaccgccgctcccaACGGCGCCCGCCTCTACTCCATCTCCCTTCCCAGCCCACTAAAACCCGCCGAGACCACCACGGTGGAGGTCTTCTACGTGCTCACCCACTCCCTCGAGCCCTTCCCTGCCGAGATCACCCAGTCCGAGTCCCAGCTCGTGTACTACCGCGACAGCGCCGTCATCCTCTCGCCGTACCATGTCCAGGAGCAGGGCACCTACGTCAAGACGCCCAGCAGCAGGGTCGAGTCCTTCACCAGGGCCGACCCCACCAGCCGCTCGGGCCCTGATGTCAAATACGGCGCGTACAGCAACCAGCTCCCATACGCCTACTCGCCCATCATTCTGCATTATGAGAACAACCATGCGTTTGCTGTCGTCGAGGAGCTCGTGCGCAAGGTGGAGATCTCCCACTGGGGGAACGTCCAGGTCACCGAGCACTACAAGTTGAAGCATGGCGGTGCCAAGCACAAAGGAGTCTTTTCAAG GCTCGAGTATCAGGCTAGGCAATCTATCAGCGGAGCGTCATCATTTAAGAATCTTCTTGCAAGGTTGCCTCCACGAGTTCATTCAGTCTACTATCGTGATGAGATTGGTAACATCTCCTCATCCCATCTGCGCAGTGATTCATACAAG TCAGAACTAGAAATTGAACCAAGATATCCGCTTTTTGGTGGGTGGCACTGCACTTTCACCATCGGCTATGGTATGCCACTGCAAGATTTCCTGTTTGAATCGGCTGATGGCCGACGCTTTGCCAATCTTACATTTGGATGCCCTCTACTGAATACTGTGGTTGATAATCTTACCATCAAG GTTGTGCTTCCCGAGGGATCGAAAAGCCCGCAGGCTGTTGTTCCTTTCGAGACCGAGCAACATCTTGAG ACTAGCTATTCATACCTGGATGTTGTGGGGAGGACGACAGTGGTGATAAAGAAGAAAAACGTAGTAGGAGAGCACAATGTTCCATTCCAG GTGTACTACGAGTTCAGCCCGATCTTCATGCTGGCGGAGCCGCTGATGCTGGTAACCGCAGTGCTGCTCTTGTTCGCGGCGTGCATTGTGTATCTTCACACGGATCTTTCCATCGCGAAATCGCAGGCCTCCTGA